Sequence from the Thermothelomyces thermophilus ATCC 42464 chromosome 2, complete sequence genome:
TCTCGAGTTACTACTATGTGGTACGACGAAAGCGCCATCACTAACCAAATCGCCGGGAGCTCGCCATGGATTCTTGAGGCTTGGGGCCCAACGCGACGGCTGGAACTCGGCGCATATTCACCTCGCGGGAAGTGCACCGGACAATAGCAAGACAGggaagggagagagagaaaaaaaaaaaaaaagaaaaagagagagagagagagaatttGCGATCAAAACGCCATGTCGGCATGTCGAGGTCGTCATTCCTGGCCCGAAACCGCCACTTCCGAACTATCACCGCCATGGCCCTGAGCTCCTGTACCATGGCTGCCCTCGGGCGCAGCTCTGTTGGGGCACTCGGAAAGGTGGGCGCCGTGGCTCGAGGATGCCGGCAGTTCTCTGCCTCGGCAGCTCGTGGGCAAATCCTTGACGCCGCATCACTTCCCGACCGACAGATCCCGCACTACCAACAGACCAAAACCTCGTCGCTCCTCTCGCTTCACTGGCCACAACCGCCCCGGAATATACTGCTGATGCCCAAGCTGCACGCGCCCAAGGTCACGGCCAAGGCAATCGAGTTCGCGAAGCATATCTACAACAACTATCCGGGACTGAACCTCGTCTTTGAGAGCCACATCGCCCAGGACATTCACGAGACCCTACCGTTCCCGATCTACACGACCGACCCGAGCAATGCGTCAACGCTCTTCGCCAGAAAGATTGATATCGTTACCACCATGGGTGGCGACGGCACGATTCTGCGGGCAGCAAGCCTCTTCTCCATGCACAACAGCGTACCTCCGATCCTCTCCTTCAGCATGGGTACCCTCGGTTTCCTGGGCGAGTGGAGGTTCAGCGAGTACAAGCGGGCCTGGAGGGAGTGTTACATGAGCGGGTGCTCCGTGGCCGTAGAGGACTTGGGAGACCCGCACACCCGCGCCGCCGTAGCTGGCGCGCAGGCGGGCGACCGATCCAACTTCTCCCCTCTCTCCGGCTGGGACGCCGTCCGTGGCAATGGCCAGTGCATGGGTCTCAGCCGTACCTCCAAGATCCTCCTCCGTAACCGGCTTCGCGTCGGCATCTACGACAGTGAGGGCCGCAACATCAACGAGCAGCTCCTGCccacctcggccgccgaACCCGACCTCGGCCCTCCGTCCGGCAGCAGCACCCACGTTGGCGAGGGCTATCGCAGCAGCACcaacagcaccagcagcaccagcagcagtagcagcagtagcagcggccgcggcgacggcgtcgtcCAGAAACCACGCTACCTCCACGCCATCAACGAGGTCTCGATCGACCGGGGCTCCCACCCGCACCTCGCCATCATAGACATCTACGTCAACTCGCACTTCCTGACCGAGGCCGTCGCCGACGGCATCCTCATCAGCACCCCGACCGGCTCCACCGCCTATTCCCTCAGCGCCGGCGGCTCCATCGTCCACCCGCTCGTCAAGTCCCTGCTCATCACCCCGATCAGCCCGCGCAGCCTCAGCTTCCGCCCGCTCGTCCTGCCGCTGCACACCAAGGTGGTGCTGAAGCTGAGCAAGCGGAACCGGGGGCGCGAGCTGCCCGTCAGCATCGACGGCAAGAGGCGCGTCGGCGTGACCATCGGGATGGAGGTGCGCGTGGAGGGGGAGACGCTGGAGAAGGGACCCGACGGCTGGCGCGGCGGGGTGCCCTGTGTGATCCGGGCGTCCTCGGCGAGGAGCGGCGGCTCGGAGGGAAttgccgaggacgacgactcgTGGGTGGGTGGGCTCAACGGGCTGTTGAAGTTTAACTATCCCTTTGGGGAGGGGGCGCCGGAAGAGCCATAGAAGGATCATATCTCTTTGTTTGTTTTGCATTTGCATTTCGAATCATTATAGCATGGGCTGCGCGGGTTTGTCGCTTTGTCgactttcttttttttgtttttttttattttcttGGATGCTACCGTGGGTGGTGTGACCCCAGGGAACTTGATACCCAGCAATAATTTATTTGCATAAGAAAGCCACCGGCTGATCCACTGGTCCAAGAGCAGCTGCATGCGAGTAGTTACCCGGTATCTTGTTCTCTCGCTTCTGCTGCTGTTATGGACACGGGAGGGCCATCATCGCTCGGCACGATAAACAACgccagccagccagccaGCGCGCTAGAAATCGTATCACGGGAGACAGGACGATAACTCAGAGTTTCTAGACTATCCGGGGCACGCCTGAACAGCTCAGGGACGGTAACAAAGCCAATCATAGGTACTAAGTTCATCAACATCTTCATCATAGCATCCTACATACAGACAGCTCAAGTGGTTCCCCCTTTTAGTTTCTTTCCTTTTCAGGAAGCTAGCTAACTTTGAAGAGCCGCCCTTTCATAGACCTCAAAACGTCAAGCTACGTATATCCCATCCCTCATCATCAACCTTGGCGAACACATCCTTGCGCTACGCATGTATGTGAATGCACCGTACGGGGCGCATCATCAGGTGGTCTAGAGAGCAGCGACAGCGCCCAGGAGCATCATGCCGAAGCTGCCCATGGCGcccacgacggcggcgccggcagtGGCGATCGACGAGGTGGCCGGCGGggtgtcctcgtcgtcgccgcccgaGGGGATGGCGCTGCCCGTGGGCTCGGAAGTGATGATGGAGCCAGGGCTGGACGTGGTCCCGGTCGGctcgtcctcgccgtcgtcaccgtcgtcctcgtcgtcgtcaccgtcgtcaccgtcgtcctcgtcgccgccgccgccgggcgcCTCGGTCGCGCTGGGCGACGGCTCCTCGGGAGCCTTGGTCGTGCTGGTCAccagggtggtggtggtggtgctggtcGCGGGCGGGGCAGGGGCGGAGCTGCTctcgctgccgccgtcgccctccCCTTCAccatcgtcgccgtcgccgtcgccgtctccGACGTCGGCGCAGAACTGCTCGGTCGCGGGGAGGACCTCGTCTGTACGGtgggaaaaaagaaaaaagggggggtgggggttcGACCAGTGTCAGTCAAGCCGGAAACTCTTCTCGCCTTCCTTCACAACCAACCCGAGTCCCCATTCATCATGCTTGATGGGACGAAGAGACGAGAGGGGGAAACACAAAACAAAAGGGGAAaaggggaagaaaaaaaaagggtggGGAGATGTGTGTGCGTACTCAGAGCCACATCAATGCCGCACTTGTCCACGACGCAGGAGGTGGCGCCCTGCTTGATCGAGTCCATGTTCTTGCACACGCAGGCAAAGTCGGTCAACTCGCACGACGTCTTGCCGACGGCGTCGATGATGCAGGGCATCGAGCACTCGGGGAAGATGGAGATGTCCTGggccgtggccgtggccgtggcGGCCGCCAGGGCGAGGACAGCGCTGGTGTACTTCATTGTGGCTGTTGCTTTGGGGGTGTCTTTTTGGGCAGAATGTGATGGGTTGCTTAGGAACGAGCGTGTTGGTCCGGTCCGGTCTGGTCCCTTAACGAGCGTGCTGGAGAGGAAAGAGGAAGAACGAGAACGACGTTTGGGGGACGCCGAGACAGTCCTTTATACAGCCATAAGTATACGGCCtacaccaccgccgccaagACCATGGGCGCTTTCCCTCGCGCTGCCGCGAGCGGATCAGATGTCTACACTTGTTGTACACCACGGTAGTGTggtgtacatacactagcCAAGGAGAAATGGGAGGATGGCCCGTCATCCTCCTCGGGAAATTGGGCCGGGGAATGGGGGGAGGTATGGATGCAGGAGCTACGACCTCCATTGGCGCGTTAGGGTTGTGTCTGTCAAGAGGGCGAGAAGGTTCCCTGTTCCGGAATGCAACCTTCCCCGGATTCGAGCGCCACCTGGAGCGGCCGGGAAAGTGAGAGCGTCAAAAGCCGTTGGAAGTAGGACGTTGCATATGATCGTTGGGGAGGAAAGCCTCGGCCCCAGCACCCTTTTCGACACGCTTCGGGCTAGCTGCCCAGGTCTGAAACAGGTTTGTGTCCTTGACCGTCCGACCTGCTGTTCCCAGTCCGAGACTGTGCTTCCAAGGCTCAACGGAGTCGACGGGAAGGTTACGTTCTTTAGTAAGTTCGTGATCCAGGCCAGACACCCCCAACCCTACATGTGTTTGTCGGGCGACGCAGGGACTGGGTGAGCCAGGACAAAGCAGATACCCCGGATCTTAAGTTGGTCTGCCCATCACGAGTCCGAGTGCGGGTCGGCCATATTACACAATAAATACTACAAGGACCAGTCTCAATGGAACCGTTGGTCGCCAAATTCAGGTCGTCCATGCTTTGTTGGAGTTGGCTGCAAGCCAACCAAATAAGCCGAACATCCATAGCAGAGTGTCAAGCATGGAACGAGACTTGTTTCTATTCTTCTGGCCCCCACTCCTCCCGTTTTGTCTATGAAAATACATTCGTATAAACAGAAAGAATGAGAGAAAAGGAAAATCAATGGTCCGCGCTGGTAATTACTGAATTCTTGACCTCAATGCCGACTATGTGAGAACGATCTTCCAATATCATCTACAGGTCGACTAAGCTGCCACTCCATCTCCATATCCTCCTTGAAAGGGGAAGAGAATCTGGGGGTTCCAAACCCCTGATCATCTACACAGCAGCGCGGACCGTAGCCCCTGCATCCGGCTTAGCGGCTCCGGGGAAACAGGGGGTTCGTCGAGATTCTGCGGGGTAATACCGGCCTTGGCATCCCTCCACTTCTCCAATCCTCCCTCCAGTTGCTTTCCTCGTAATCGATTCGTGGCCGCCGGCCCAAAAGACATGTCCTTCCTCGCCGCTAGTTAATAACAGAAGCCGAGGCGAACCAGCCATGAGAAAGCGCCAAGGAGCATATGACTCGGTTCCTGACTGCTTCTGCTTTCGTGTCGGCTGATGCCCCTTCCTCGTCCTCATTCTtgtcttcgtcttcgtcttcgttTAATTATTGCTCCAGGTGGATAGAACATTCAAATCAATGTCTGCAGGAAGGAATCATGACCCGGCCATGACAAAAAAGAGCGGGACAAAGTAGTATAGATAGATGATCTCCTTGTCGTAAAATACAGTACATATAGTACTTTCATTTAGTACCCTTCCTGTCGATGCCAAGATCTAAGCAGCGAGCCTACTATTAGAGTCTCTCCTCACCTTGATGTCGGGAGCCCAAGAGGCAGAGAGTTTTGATTCTGGGCTACATTCGTCACTAACCTCCAACTGACAGGTGTTAATAAACAAAAAAGCTAAGtgatgtttttttttttaattgtCAAAAAGATTCGGAGCGTTGGTACCCAAATTGGGAGTTCAAGGGATCAGTGGCTTCCTGtgctcttctttttctttcaaCCTCCACCCGTCCCGCAATTCAGGCACCCCTGTTGCATTCCCCTAGTGGTTGATTGCTTGGTCGTGCACCATGGGCGGAATCACAGAGCGGACATTTAGCCATGATTATTCTCTCTGTTATAACGCCATTCTTCAATGGCCGGTTAACACAATGGCATTGGTAGCCCCAACAGCTAACCAGGGGAGGGGCATGAGGGTTGTGGAAGAGAGGGAAAATGTGACCTGTTATGTACAAGTATGGGGTAAGTAGGGACAAAACATCGATTCTTACTCGAATAGGCAGGTGAGATTGGATTTCATGTACAGTATTTGAAGCAAGAAAGCACACGCTCACATTTCCTAACTGCTGTTGAACAAGGAGATGATACCAGTCATGTGCGTGGCTGGCCTAACCTGGCATAGGGTTCCCCGTCGAAGGGTGGGCCAACACGTTGCCCAGTATTGATTGATCTGTCTTCTTCTAGCTTTGTGATGCACAGCACACGAAACGGGAACACGTTACGGAGCACAGAGCGAACCGAGACTCCCTAATTCGCCCATAGTACACGCCTATTGTCAACACGAAGGCAAGTGTGAAATTGGGAAGATCAGAGAGGTTGGGGCAGCGAAACGGGACAAAACCAGCAACTTTTTTGGCATTTTTGACCAACGCTTACATCCAATTCATCTATGGGCCACTGGGCACAGCAACAAAAAAGACGGACTGTTCCGGCCGGGAAAGGGCTTCGAGTGGCTGCGACTTCCCCCCCTGGTAACAAAGCTCGCCGATGAGACAAGACACAAATAGCCCAGCTCGTCAGGCAGGGGAAGCGCGAGATAGCAGACGCCTAATACAGCAATCCGAGCGACACCTAAGCAACGGATGCAGGAACATATCACGGTCCCAACACCGCAGCCCGGCCGGGCCCAACCAACCTAGCACCAGTTCAGACCGGACTAGCAGCCTCGCGCAAACTAGCCCCGCTACCGCTGCCGGACCGCACGCTACTGcggccggagccggagccggagccggagccgaaCCCCGAAGCTGAGCCCGACGAATCCGATCCCGAAGCGGAACCGCCCTTGAGGTGAAAGCCTGGCGGGGGACCACGCAGCGTGGCCGTGCCGGCCGGAGATGCATTCccactgccgccgccgccaggaTTCCCGCCACCATTCCGATAACGTCCGACGGGCACGCTAGCGACGGCGCTCGCATTGTTGAGGCTTCCGttgccgctcccgctcccgctgtCGTGCTCGTCCTCGTCAGTGGACTGGGTGAAGCCCGAAACGTCACTGAGCATGGACGACGAACGGCCCCTGGTCCGGTGAGGCTGTGGAGGGGTGCTGAGCGCGGTCTGCATCGGGGTCGAGAACGTGGAGAGCTGGGAGGGCGCCATCAGGGGAGTAACTTGAGCGGACATGGACATGGTCACGGGCGGCCACGCGGGCTGGGCGGCGCTGAACTGGGTTGCGGGGCCCGCAGGAGCTGCCGCCCAGGgcccggcagcggcggcggggaagTGGTTGGGCTGCGGCGCCATGTCATAGGCCGTCTCGTTCTGGAAGCTAGCCAGGTATTCCTGCATATGGGCAGCCATGGCGTGGACTTGCGCCTGCTTGGTGGCGTTGTTCAGGCGCAGAGTCTGGAGTCTCTCTCGCAGGTTCTGCTCGGCCCGACCGAGTTCGGCCGCAAGATTGGCGCGCTCCTGACGACGCCTTTCGGCCTCGTTCAACCCCCTCGCATTCGCGTCGGTTATGCGCGCGTGCTCATCGTCGACCTTGGCGATGCGAGCGGCAATCTTGTTCCTCTTTGCCTGCAGGCTGGCCTTCTCCTCGTCCAGCGATTTTACCTGCTTGTCGATCGATGCCTTGAAGCTCTTGAACGAAGCGCGGGCCTGATCGAACTTGGCCTTTTCCGACGTCCACTCGTCATGCTTGGCACGATGCTCCTGGACCAGCGCCTCCGGCACCGTCTCGAGCTCCTTCAGCTGCGCTTCGAGCTCGCTGGTGGATTCCTCAGCACGCTTCTCCTGGATCCTGTTTTGCGCAATCTTTTGCCTCAGCTTCTCATCGTCGCCCCCGGCTGATTGAGCCGCTGCCGTGAGCTTCTCAATTTCCTTCCGCGTAGCATTCAGCTTCCGGTTGTTGTCCTTCCGGACGGCCTTCAGGCGAGCCTTCTCGTCAGCCAGTTTCAGCTCAGCGGCCGCAATGGAGGCCCGGAGCGTCGTCGCCGGTGAGTCGTGGCGCGCGTGCGATCGCGGGTTGCTGGCAGCCTTGGGAGCAGCTTCGGGATCCTTGTTCTTCGCCGGCACGGTCCTAACGCTTGTCGAGAAAATCACCTCACCCGTCCGTGTGCTGACAAACTCGCATTCGTAGTTCGACAGAGGGGTCAACCCGTAAATGTCGCCGGTCCAGCGCGTTCCTTCGTAgttctcctcctccgggtTTTCGATGGGAATGATGCGCGTTGGTTGCCAGATAGCATTGTTCACCCTGACGTAAAAAGGCTTGGACATGTCGATCCCCAGCTTGCTGTCATCCTGTGGGGCCTCGTCCTGCCCGACATCCGGAAAATGACTCGTGTTGAAACAGACCTCGTCGCATCCGACATAGCATATCCATATGTGCTCGGGTTGCGTGTTGAAAGGTGCGTTGCCGAGGTTGTGGATATCTGTGGCGTTGGACCCGGCCGATTCGCTCGCCGCATGCGAAAGCTCGTACTCCTTGACCATGACGATCTTGGTGCTGGCGAGCGCCGCCCAAAGCGGCTGCTTGATCCTGACCTGGGCGCTCTGTTTCCGGCGTCTCTTGTTGGTGAGGTGCGCCACGCTTGTCTGCAGGTGGGCATCGCTATCGGCCGCCATGAGCGCAGCTTCCGAGAAGCCCTCCGGCGGGAAAGACACCGACTTGCCGGACTCCGGGTCCAGAAGGCCCTGCGACTGCAGGTCCCGTCGTTCCCTCCGCAAGTACCACTCCCGAATGCACCGGACGATACCCTGGGTCAGAATGTGGATCGCCAAGACGCTTCTCACCCATCCGTATGGACCTTTCTTGTCAAGCATCCGTATGTTCGGCTCCGCATCGGTAGACAGGAAGCGATTCGAACCAAACAGCGTCGTCAACCGAGACAGCCCGTTCCACTTTTGAACCCAATGAGACATTCCCACGATGCCAACGCAGAGCACG
This genomic interval carries:
- a CDS encoding uncharacterized protein (This is fungal specific cysteine rich domain); its protein translation is MKYTSAVLALAAATATATAQDISIFPECSMPCIIDAVGKTSCELTDFACVCKNMDSIKQGATSCVVDKCGIDVALNEVLPATEQFCADVGDGDGDGDDGEGEGDGGSESSSAPAPPATSTTTTTLVTSTTKAPEEPSPSATEAPGGGGDEDDGDDGDDDEDDGDDGEDEPTGTTSSPGSIITSEPTGSAIPSGGDDEDTPPATSSIATAGAAVVGAMGSFGMMLLGAVAAL